The proteins below come from a single candidate division KSB1 bacterium genomic window:
- the rpmB gene encoding 50S ribosomal protein L28 produces the protein MGRMCAICGKKPHVGKQISHAHNVSSRRFYPNLHKMRISLDGKEKRAYVCAKCIKAGKVTKII, from the coding sequence ATGGGAAGAATGTGTGCAATTTGTGGCAAAAAACCTCACGTCGGGAAACAGATTAGTCATGCCCATAACGTCTCAAGTCGCCGTTTCTATCCAAATCTGCACAAGATGAGGATATCCCTCGACGGGAAGGAAAAGCGTGCCTATGTGTGTGCGAAGTGCATAAAAGCTGGGAAAGTGACTAAAATAATCTAA